The genome window CGGCCATCATCTCGTGTTCCAGGGCATCGTCCTCCTCAGCGGTGGCCCCGCGGGGGCGGGTGCCTGCAATGGGGCGCAGCTCCACCCGTTCTCCCTCCTTGCGGACCATGACCTCGGGGGAGGCACCGACCACCAACGTTTCGTCAAGCCGGAGGAAGAACATGTAGGGTGAAGGGTTGAGCGTCCGGAGCACCCGGTAGATATCCAGCGGCTCCACGGTTAGTTCGCCGGAAAAGCGCTGAGACAGAACGAGCTGGAAGACATCGCCGGCCCGCACGTACTCCTTGGTCTTTTCCACCGCCGCCTCGAAGGCCTCGCGGCTGAAATTGGGGGTGAAGGCCACCCGCTTCCCTGCCGACGGGATCGGCGCCGGCGGTGCCGGGGCGGTCTTCAGCTTGAGGATGAGGGCGTCGATGCAGGCCACTGCCTCGCGGTAGGCGTCTTCCGGGCTCTTGCCGTCATCAAGGTGGGCATTGGAGACCACCTTGATCTTCTGCCGCACGTTGTCGAAGATCAGGATCGTGTCGGTGATGACGAAATAGGAGTCCCAGGCACCGATATGAGCAGGTTTTTCCGTGGGGAGGTCCTCGAAGAAGCGGACCATGTCATAGCCGAGATAGCCGACCGCACCGCCGAAGAACCGGGGGATGCCGGCAACCTCGACTGGCCTGAAGCCGGCCAGGAACTGGCGGACAAAGCCGAGCGGGTCGCCGGTTTCCACGATCTGCGGCGCTTCGCCGGTGCGGAGCAGCTCCACCCGCCGCCCCTGCGAGCGGATTACCACGGCGGGTGAAGCGCCGAGGAAGGTGTAGCGGGCCCACTTCTCGCCACCTTCGATACTCTCCAGGAGAAAGGCGTAACGGCCGTCGTCTATCTTGCGAAAGGCGCTGACCGGCGTATCCATGTCGGCCATGATCTCGCGGTAGACAGGGATCAGATTCCCCTGGCTGCAGAGGGATCGGAAGGTCTCGAAATCGGGGTAGTGCATGCGGTGCTCCCATAATGGTCACGGCCGGGGGGGTAACAGGCGAAAAAGGCGCGTCTTGAGCCTGATGAGGGAAGCGCTACCCTATCATAAGCAGCCTTTGAGTGTCAAGATCACGCCGGGAGGGTGAAAGAGAAGGGAGATTCCTTTGCGGGCTGGCTCGGCAGGGTGAAGTAGAAGGTGGCACCGACGCCGACCTCCCCCTCGCCCCAGACCTTTCCTTCGTGTCGGTTGATGATCCGCTTCACCGTGGCCAGGCCGATGCCGGTCCCCTCGAAATCGCTGGAATGGTGGAGCCGCTGGAAGGTCCCGAACAGCCGGTCGGCATACGCCATGTTGAAGCCGACGCCATTGTCTTTGACAAACCAGACCTTTTCACGGTCGATCTCCCGGCAGCCGAATTCGATGACTGTCTCTTCGCATTTGCCGGTGTATTTCCAGGAATTCCCCAGCAGATTGACCAGGAGGACCCGCAGCAGATGGGGGTCGCCCCAGGCGGTCATCCCCTCGGCGATCACGAAGGTGACGGAACGGTCCGGGCTCCCTTCCTGCAGATCGGCGGCGATCTCGGCGGCAAGCCGGGAAAGGTTCACCTGCTGTCGGTGCATGTCGCCGCGGGTGACGCGGGAAAGATTGAGCAGATCGTCGATCAGCACTGACATCCGCTGGCTTGCCCGGCAGACCCGGTTGAGATAATCCTGGCTGTGCGGATCGAGCCGGTCGGCGCTTTCCTCCATGAGGAGTCGGCTGAACCCTTCGATATGCCGAAGCGGAGCACGCAGATCGTGGGAAACGGAATAGCTGAAGGCCTCCAGCTCCCGGTTGGTCTCTTCCAGGGCATGGGTCCGTCGCTCCAGGTCTTCGTTCAGCCAGGAAATCTCTTCCTGGGCGGCACTCCGCTGCCTGACCTCTTCCTGCAGCGCCTGGTTGGCATCGGACAGTTCGCGGGTCCTCTCCAGCACGCGCTGCTCCAGTTCGTCATTGAGGCGGCGGACCTCTTCCTCGGTCCTGCGGCGCCCGGTAATCTCCCGGACCAGCTCGATCCCTGCCACGATGGTCCCGGTCCCGTCACGCAGCGGAGAAGCGGTGATCTCGAAGTAATGGTCGCCATCGTCCATAGAAACGCGGCGCTCCAGGGTATGCACCCGCCCGTCGGCATAGGCGCTCGCTACGGGGCAGTTGTCGCAGATACGGTCGCTCTTCTCGTAGACCTCGTAACAGAACTTCCCGTAAGCCTCCCCGATTATCTGCCGATGGTACTCGTTCTGCAATATGACCCGAAATTCCCGGTCCTGGATGGAAAGGCCGTCGCCCATGCAGGCGAGGATGGTCTCCAGCTTGTTCTTTTCGGACAAAAGCTCGTCCTGGCTCTTCAGGTACTCGTCGAGCTGCTGGCGCAGTTCCTCTTCCACCATGGCCAGCTCTTCATTACGGTCCTTGAGTTCGTGTTCGCGCTGACGAACCGCATGGGCCATGGCATGAAACGAGTCGCTCAGGAGGGAGATCTCCTGGTAATCCGCCGGTATCGGGGCAATGTCGTAATCGCCCGCGGCAAGGAGCTGGGAATGGGCCTGGAGCTGCCCGAGGGGGCGGGTGATCCGGGTGACGACCAGGAGGGAAAGCCCCAGGGCAACGGCAAAGGCAACGGTAAGGCCGACCAGCATCAGCAGCTCGGTCTTGCGCAGGAATCCGAAGACTTCGCTCTCGTTCTGGCCGACAACGACCAGCCAGCCGGTCTCGGCAATACCGAGCACGCTGCCGATCTCTTTCCCCCCTTTGACTGGGTATGAATAGGTCCCGAACTTCCCCTGCAACCCCTGGCGCACAGCAGCAATGGAACTGGCGCTGGCCTGTTCGCGGACCAGGGAGATGTCGGGATGGGCGATGATCCGCCCCTGCCGATCGACGAGGTAGGCATAGCTGGTGGAGCTGATACGGGTCTGGTCGACGATGCGGCTGAGCCCGGCAAGCGGGATCTCGCCGACCACCAGGCCTTCCTCCCAGGGAAGGCAGAGGTTGATGGAGGGTTCGCCGGTTGTGGGTGAAATGAAGGTATTGGACCAGACGAGCCGGCCCTCATCCTGGGTCTGCCGGACAAAATCGGTTGCCGAGAAATCGACCCCCAGAAGGTCCGAACGATTCCGGCCGGGTTCGCCGGCACCCCAGAACGCAACCACCTTCCCCCGCCGGTTCAGCATCATGACCGACTGGAAGTAATGGTCGGGCATGATGACATTGTTCACGAGGGAAGAGAATTCGCCGCCGGCATAGCCGCGACTGCGGGCGAGGTTTTTCACCCCTTCGAGAACCACCACCGGTTCATGGAGGAAATTGGTCACCGCTACCGCAACGGTTCGGGCCACCTGCATGTTCTGCTTTTCGACAGCAGCCCTGGTATTGGCATGGTTGACCATGAGGACGAGCAGGGTAACCACCAGCATCGGCACCACCGCCGCCAGGAGAAAACCGCTCACCAATGCCCGTATTATGCTCCGCTTCCCCATCTCAGCCTATTCCACCCTGGCAAACGCCCCGTTGTCGATCCTGATTACGAACACCTTCCGCACGGCATCGCCGAAACGGTCGAGGGTTATCTCCCCCTGCAGCCCCTGGAACTTCTGCATGGCGAGCAGTGTCTCCTTCAGTCGGCGAGAATCGCCGCCGTTACGGGCCAGGGCCGCGGCAATGATCTTGACCGCCTCGTAGGAATAGGCGGCTGCAAAGGTCGGCTCCACCTTGTAACGTTCGCGATACGCACTCTTGAACTGGAGGTAGGAAGGGCTCTGATCGCTGCTGTCGAAATAGCGGCACAGGGTCAATCCTTCCACTGCCGAGCCCCCCATCTTGAGTAGTTCGGTGCTCCCTGCCCATTCTGCGGCAAAGAGAGGGATCGATGGGTCTAGCTTGCGGACCTGCTGGCAGATCATGGCCGTATCGACGGCTCCAGCCAGGATGAAGATCCCGTTTGGCTTCGATTTGACCAGCGATTCGGCAAGTTGCAGATAACTGGGGCGTTCCTTGGAGGCAAACGGCATGATCTTGCCGAATTCACCGCCATTCCCGCCAAACTCCCGGCGAAAGAACGACAGATAGTCTCCCGTGTATGACTCGTTGGAGATATCGTAGACAACCGCCAAGGTCCGCAGGTTCAGCCGCTGGCGCAGATACCCGGCCAGCCTTCCTGCCGCCACATGGTTGTCCGGGTAGATCCGGACGAAGAAGTCGTCGATACCGGTCAACTGCCGGGTTCCGCCAGTGGGGCCAAACAGGAGCACCCTGGCCTGGTCGACCTCCGGAACGGCAGCAAGGCTCATGTCGCTGGTCAGATGACCGATGATCGCCACGACCCCATCCCTGATCAGCTCCCGATCCACCTCTTTCGCCACTGCGGGGTCGCTGCGGTCGTCCCGCGCGATCAACTGCAGCTTGCGACCGCCAATGCCGCCCGCGTCGTTGATCTCATCCACGGCCACCTGGGCGCCGTCACGGCCGGCAACACCGAGATCGCCCATCTTCCCGGTCATGGAAGCGGCAAAACCGAGCTTGATCGGTTCCCTGTTCCGGCATCCACCAATGGCTACTGCCAATAACAGCAGCACCACCACTGGATGCAACAGCAATGCGGAAAAGGCGTCGCGGCGCATCATTTCCCCTCCAACGGGATATGCGGACATTCCCTCAGTTATGCAATAAGTTATACCTGAGAGTTGGCTGCTTGACTATGGTATACACAAAAAAACCATACTTCTGTCCGGTACCCCTTGCAAAATGCAGAGACAATCATTAGCTTTACTGGGATTTCACAACTCAACACCTTACGCAAAGGAGAAACGATCCCACATGTCAAAAACCACCAAGCAGTTCCAGACCGAGGTCCAGCAGCTTCTCGACCTGGTCATCCATTCCCTCTATTCCAATCGCGACATCTTCCTTCGGGAACTGATCTCCAACTCCTCGGACGCCATCGACAAGGTCCGCTTCGAGTCCCACTCCAACGAGGCGATCCTGGAAGGGAATACCGACTGGAAGATCAAGATCATTCCGGACAAGGCGGCCGGGACCCTCACCATCCGCGACAACGGCATCGGCATGTCCATGGCAGAGGTTGAAGAAAATATCGGCACCATTGCCCGTTCCGGCACCAAGGCCTTCATGGAGAGCCTCAAAGGGAAGGATCTGGCATCCCATCCGGAGTTAATCGGCCAATTCGGGGTCGGGTTCTATTCCTCCTTCATGGTGGCCGACCGGGTCACCGTCATCACCCGCCCTGCCGGCTCCCCGACAGAGGGTTGCCGCTGGGAATCCACCGGCGACGGCACCTACAGCGTCGAGGAGTGCGAAAAGGAGCAGCGCGGCAGCGACATCATCCTCCACCTGAAGGAAGAGATGCGCGAATACCTGGACGAGTGGAAGATCCGCTCCATCGTCAAGAAATACTCGGATTACGTCCAGTACCCCATCGTGATGGACGTGACCCGGAAGGAGCCGGCCAAAGGGGTTGACGGCACCGTCATCGGAGGGGGCGGGGATATCGAGAAGACCGTGGAGGAGACGCTCAACTCCATGAAGGCGATCTGGACCCGCCCCAAGAGCGAGGTCACCGAAGAGGAATACGAGGAGTTCTACAAGCACATCTCCCACGACTACGACAAGCCGTTCCGCACCATCCATTACGCCGCCGAAGGGACCAGCGAATTCCGCGCCCTGCTCTACATCCCGGCCCACAAGCCCTATGACGTCTTTGTCCGCGACCAGCGCAAAGGGGTGCACCTCTATGTCAAGCGGGTCTTCATTACCGACCACTGCGAGGAGCTCCTCCCCGACTACCTCCGGTTCATCAAGGGGGTAGTCGACTCCAGCGACCTGCCGCTCAACGTCTCCCGCGAGATCCTGCAGCAGGACGTGGAGATCAGGCGAATCCAGAAGAGCCTGGTGGGCAAGATCCTTTCGACGCTCGGCGAGCTGCAGGAGAAGGAGGCGGACGAATACCTGAAGTTCTACACCGAATTCGGGCCGATCCTCAAAGAGGGGATCCATTTCGACCATGCCAACAAGGAGAAACTCCAGGAGCTGCTCCTGTTCGAAAGCTCGCGCACCGAACCGGGCACCTATGTCTCGCTCAAGGGGTACCTGGAGCGGATGCCCGAGGGGCAGAAAGAGATCTACTTCATCACCGGGACATCGCGCCAGGCCGTGGAAAACTCCCCCCACCTGGAAGCGGTGCGGAAGAAAGGGTATGAGGTCCTGTTCCTCATCGACCCGGTGGACGAATGGGTGGTGCAGTCGCTCACCGAATACGACGGCAGGAAACTGAAGGCCATCGACCGGGGAGATCTGGAACTGGAAAGCGAAGAAGAAAAGAAGGCGCTGGAGGCAAAGCAGGAAGAGGCGAAAAAACAGTACGGCAGCCTGCTGAATTACATAAAAGAGACCCTGGCCGACCAGGTCAAGGAGGTGCGTCTCTCGACCCGCCTCACCGACAGCGCCTGCTGCCTGGTGGCCGACGAATTCGGTATCGGCGCCAACATGGAGCGGATCATGAAGGCCCTCAACCAGGACATGCCCGAATCGAAGCGAATCCTGGAACTGAACCCTGATCACCCGATCATGGCAGCCATGACCCGGCTCTTTGAAAAGGATCAGAAGAATTCCCGGCTGGCCGACTACTGCGAACTCCTCATCGACCAGGCGCTGCTCACAGAAGGCTCCCCCATCAAGAACCCGCTCCGGTTCACCCGGCTGGTCAGCGAGCTGATGGTCGCCGATGCCAAGGGGTTGGCAGACTGACACTAACCTGCTGTTTGTAATGACTATTGCGGCACGTGCTGCATTTTTCTGCTTGACACCTTATCCTCATTAAGATAAAGTCGCAGCATATTAGTCAACAAACAGCAGCCGTAGGTAGACGACAATACTAAACCACCCGCGAGGGTGGGACGGAAAGCCCACAGGGTCTCACCGAGACAGCCGGGTCGCCGAAATATCCTAACCGATATGTGCGGCGACCCGGCTTTTTTTGTTTGTTCCGACAACGACGAACAGAGTCGCCGCCAAAGGATGACAGACATGAACCTGAAGAAGAATCTCTCGCATATAGCCATCTTCGTCGAATTCATCGCCGGTTCCGGCCTGGCCATCTTCTTCCACATGGTGCTGAACAACGAAAGCGCCGCCTACATCACCTTCGGCATCGGCATCCTGCTCTCGCTGGTCACCTACCTGGTGCGGGAGGAGATCGAGAAGAGCAGGGACCGGCTCCTGGAGCAGTACCACCAGGCCCACGAGATCCCCTTTGCCATTGCCCGGATCGGCAATCCCGAATGCCAGGTCAAGGCACAGGAGCTGATGGCCGGCACCAAACGGACCATTGCCATGCTCCAGCAGGGGTACATCCCGCTGGATGAAGCGGAATTCTACCTGGAAGGGGCCAAGCTCTCCGACATGACGACCCGGCACATCAAGGCGGTCGATCCCCTGACCCCGGGCTGGGGAACCCGCGGTGCCCTGCTCAACTTCTACCAGGCCAACCTGCGGGCCCTGGACAGGGGGGTAAAGATCACCCGGATCTTCGTCATCAACCGTGAGGAACTGGCGGAAGCAGAGATCCAGAAGGTACTCCTGGCCCAGCACCGCGACGACATCGACGTCCGTATCGTCTACCGTGAGGAACTCCCCACAGCCAGCGACTTCAGCAGCCGGGATGTCGACAACCACTGCGACTTCGCCATCTACGACGAACGGGTGGTGACCGAGATCTTTCCCCAGAGCGGCAAATTCTTCGGCCGCAAGACCAACGAGCCGGTGGAGGTGGCCAAGTATCTCCACCAGTACGATCTCATCGAACATAGCGCCCACGTGGTGGTAGAGGAGAGCGACCGGATTATCCTCGCCACCGATGCACTGGCCCTGGCCTGCTGATCAGCAGACATCACCCGTAAGGAGGTTTTCCGGGATAACGATATTTCTAACACAGGCACGGTACGGGCGCCTTTGACGATACACAGCCCGCACCCATACCCATGGTAGACGATAATGCTAAACCATCCGCGAGGATGGGGCGGAAAGCCCACGGGTCTCCACGAGACAGCCGGGTTGCCGAAATACCCTCACGATTCGGCCCCGGCTCTTTTTTTGAGCAGCGCGGGCCAGGAAAGGGGGCAACAACGACATCCTGTACTGATCCGTCAATGAGCTTCACAACCATAGGACATCAACAGCACGAAACGCAGCACA of Geobacter sp. contains these proteins:
- a CDS encoding HAMP domain-containing protein, producing MGKRSIIRALVSGFLLAAVVPMLVVTLLVLMVNHANTRAAVEKQNMQVARTVAVAVTNFLHEPVVVLEGVKNLARSRGYAGGEFSSLVNNVIMPDHYFQSVMMLNRRGKVVAFWGAGEPGRNRSDLLGVDFSATDFVRQTQDEGRLVWSNTFISPTTGEPSINLCLPWEEGLVVGEIPLAGLSRIVDQTRISSTSYAYLVDRQGRIIAHPDISLVREQASASSIAAVRQGLQGKFGTYSYPVKGGKEIGSVLGIAETGWLVVVGQNESEVFGFLRKTELLMLVGLTVAFAVALGLSLLVVTRITRPLGQLQAHSQLLAAGDYDIAPIPADYQEISLLSDSFHAMAHAVRQREHELKDRNEELAMVEEELRQQLDEYLKSQDELLSEKNKLETILACMGDGLSIQDREFRVILQNEYHRQIIGEAYGKFCYEVYEKSDRICDNCPVASAYADGRVHTLERRVSMDDGDHYFEITASPLRDGTGTIVAGIELVREITGRRRTEEEVRRLNDELEQRVLERTRELSDANQALQEEVRQRSAAQEEISWLNEDLERRTHALEETNRELEAFSYSVSHDLRAPLRHIEGFSRLLMEESADRLDPHSQDYLNRVCRASQRMSVLIDDLLNLSRVTRGDMHRQQVNLSRLAAEIAADLQEGSPDRSVTFVIAEGMTAWGDPHLLRVLLVNLLGNSWKYTGKCEETVIEFGCREIDREKVWFVKDNGVGFNMAYADRLFGTFQRLHHSSDFEGTGIGLATVKRIINRHEGKVWGEGEVGVGATFYFTLPSQPAKESPFSFTLPA
- the htpG gene encoding molecular chaperone HtpG, which translates into the protein MSKTTKQFQTEVQQLLDLVIHSLYSNRDIFLRELISNSSDAIDKVRFESHSNEAILEGNTDWKIKIIPDKAAGTLTIRDNGIGMSMAEVEENIGTIARSGTKAFMESLKGKDLASHPELIGQFGVGFYSSFMVADRVTVITRPAGSPTEGCRWESTGDGTYSVEECEKEQRGSDIILHLKEEMREYLDEWKIRSIVKKYSDYVQYPIVMDVTRKEPAKGVDGTVIGGGGDIEKTVEETLNSMKAIWTRPKSEVTEEEYEEFYKHISHDYDKPFRTIHYAAEGTSEFRALLYIPAHKPYDVFVRDQRKGVHLYVKRVFITDHCEELLPDYLRFIKGVVDSSDLPLNVSREILQQDVEIRRIQKSLVGKILSTLGELQEKEADEYLKFYTEFGPILKEGIHFDHANKEKLQELLLFESSRTEPGTYVSLKGYLERMPEGQKEIYFITGTSRQAVENSPHLEAVRKKGYEVLFLIDPVDEWVVQSLTEYDGRKLKAIDRGDLELESEEEKKALEAKQEEAKKQYGSLLNYIKETLADQVKEVRLSTRLTDSACCLVADEFGIGANMERIMKALNQDMPESKRILELNPDHPIMAAMTRLFEKDQKNSRLADYCELLIDQALLTEGSPIKNPLRFTRLVSELMVADAKGLAD
- a CDS encoding ABC transporter substrate-binding protein, producing MSAYPVGGEMMRRDAFSALLLHPVVVLLLLAVAIGGCRNREPIKLGFAASMTGKMGDLGVAGRDGAQVAVDEINDAGGIGGRKLQLIARDDRSDPAVAKEVDRELIRDGVVAIIGHLTSDMSLAAVPEVDQARVLLFGPTGGTRQLTGIDDFFVRIYPDNHVAAGRLAGYLRQRLNLRTLAVVYDISNESYTGDYLSFFRREFGGNGGEFGKIMPFASKERPSYLQLAESLVKSKPNGIFILAGAVDTAMICQQVRKLDPSIPLFAAEWAGSTELLKMGGSAVEGLTLCRYFDSSDQSPSYLQFKSAYRERYKVEPTFAAAYSYEAVKIIAAALARNGGDSRRLKETLLAMQKFQGLQGEITLDRFGDAVRKVFVIRIDNGAFARVE
- the trpE gene encoding anthranilate synthase component I — translated: MHYPDFETFRSLCSQGNLIPVYREIMADMDTPVSAFRKIDDGRYAFLLESIEGGEKWARYTFLGASPAVVIRSQGRRVELLRTGEAPQIVETGDPLGFVRQFLAGFRPVEVAGIPRFFGGAVGYLGYDMVRFFEDLPTEKPAHIGAWDSYFVITDTILIFDNVRQKIKVVSNAHLDDGKSPEDAYREAVACIDALILKLKTAPAPPAPIPSAGKRVAFTPNFSREAFEAAVEKTKEYVRAGDVFQLVLSQRFSGELTVEPLDIYRVLRTLNPSPYMFFLRLDETLVVGASPEVMVRKEGERVELRPIAGTRPRGATAEEDDALEHEMMADPKERAEHVMLVDLGRNDLGRVCKTGTVRVSELMTVERYSHVMHIVSNVQGVLEEEKDAFDVVRATFPAGTLSGAPKVRAMEIIDELEPCRREIYGGAVGYFSFSGNMDLAIAIRTLVIKDGKIHLQAGAGIVADSVPATEYQETVNKAMAVVKAIELAEQGLD